From the Chryseobacterium sp. G0201 genome, the window GCAATACGATAATAAAATGTTTGATGCAGCGGCAGAAACTAAACTTCCTTACATTTTAATGCATGTAAATCCGTCGTATGAGACGATGCATGATAAAATAAAATTTGAGGATATTATTCTGGCCGAGAACAGATACTTTTCTGAAAAGACAAGTGAACTTCTAGAAAAGGGAGTAAAAGACATTATTCTTGATCCCGGTTTTGGTTTCGGAAAAACGGTGGAAGATCAGATGAAAATGATCGATGAAGTAAGATATCTTGGTTTTGAAAAATTTCCTTTATTAATAGGGATTTCAAGAAAATCATTTATTTATAAACCTCTTGGGAAATCTGCTCTGGATATTATTGAGGAAACACAGAAATTACATTTAAAAGTTTTACAGCAGGGTGCTAAAATATTAAGAGTTCATGATGTGGTAGAAACAGCTCAAACAATCAGGGACTTTTTACAACACAAACGATGAAAAAATATTATGACAGGAGAAAAAGATCTTAAAACACTATTACGTTCAATGGAGCCTCAATTGAATGAAGGCGAATATGTATTTTGCACGGTAGAAAAATTTCCGGCGATTGATCTCAATGAGATCGTCTGTTATTTTAAAGAAGAGGAAGGTATTACTTTGATTATTAGAAGAGAACTGGCAGATCAGCTACATTTTAAATATGAATTTATTGCTTCGTGGATCACTTTAAAGGTTCATTCTTCACTTGAAGCGGTAGGTTTAACGGCTGCATTTTCCAGAATTCTTTCTTCAAAAAATATCAGCTGCAATGTGGTTGCGGGATATTATCATGACCATATTTTTGTTTCAGCAAATGATGCAGATAGGGCAATGGAAGAACTTAAAAGATTTTCTAAGGTTGAAATTTAAAAATAGATTATTTTTATTTGAAGAAGCTTAAAAAACAGTATTAGAATATTGCCTAAAAAATAAAAAGTTAAAAAAAAGCTAAAAAAATTGTGTAATATTAAAAAATTAATACCTTTACACCATGAAT encodes:
- the folP gene encoding dihydropteroate synthase, whose protein sequence is MGILNLTPDSFSDGGKFNNEKSALHHAEKLLKDGAEIIDIGPQSTRPNADFLSSDDEILRIGTLISQIKKEFPEALISLDTFYSETVKFGFNEGIDIINDISGGQYDNKMFDAAAETKLPYILMHVNPSYETMHDKIKFEDIILAENRYFSEKTSELLEKGVKDIILDPGFGFGKTVEDQMKMIDEVRYLGFEKFPLLIGISRKSFIYKPLGKSALDIIEETQKLHLKVLQQGAKILRVHDVVETAQTIRDFLQHKR
- a CDS encoding ACT domain-containing protein, whose protein sequence is MTGEKDLKTLLRSMEPQLNEGEYVFCTVEKFPAIDLNEIVCYFKEEEGITLIIRRELADQLHFKYEFIASWITLKVHSSLEAVGLTAAFSRILSSKNISCNVVAGYYHDHIFVSANDADRAMEELKRFSKVEI